A single window of Sphaerodactylus townsendi isolate TG3544 linkage group LG03, MPM_Stown_v2.3, whole genome shotgun sequence DNA harbors:
- the NKX2-5 gene encoding homeobox protein Nkx-2.5, which translates to MFPSPVSNSSSSSTPFSVKDILSLEQQQQQQQPPLASLELAALGSPPSCMLAAFKQEPYPPPEEGGPLPHGPRTGAHPPCPAAKHDPRPDKKDLCALQRSLEQEKREAEDPERPRQRKRRKPRVLFSQAQVYELERRFKQQKYLSAPERDHLANVLKLTSTQVKIWFQNRRYKCKRQRQDQSLEMVGLPPPRRIAVPVLVRDGKPCLGDSSPYGSPYNVSLNPYGYGGYPAAYSTYSNAAGAACQATYSCSYPAVQGVQPAAPGGNFMNFGVADLNPGPGSIPQGNGGMATLHGIRAW; encoded by the exons ATGTTCCCCAGCCCggtgagcaacagcagcagcagcagcacgccCTTCTCGGTGAAGGACATCCTGagcctggagcagcagcagcagcagcagcagccgcccttGGCCTCGCTGGAGCTGGCGGCCCTGGGCTCGCCCCCCTCCTGCATGCTGGCCGCCTTCAAGCAGGAGCCCTACCCGCCGCCCGAGGAAGGGGGCCCGCTCCCCCACGGCCCCAGGACCGGAGCCCACCCGCCCTGCCCCGCCGCCAAGCACGACCCCCGCCCCGACAAGAAAG ATCTGTGCGCCCTGCAGAGGTCCCTGGAgcaggagaagagggaggccgAGGATCCGGAGCGGCCCCGGCAGAGGAAGCGCCGGAAACCCCGCGTGCTGTTCTCGCAGGCTCAAGTCTACGAGCTGGAGCGCCGCTTCAAGCAGCAGAAGTACCTGTCGGCCCCGGAGCGCGACCACCTGGCCAACGTGCTGAAACTCACCTCCACGCAGGTGAAGATCTGGTTCCAGAACCGCCGCTACAAGTGCAAGCGCCAGAGGCAGGACCAAAGCCTGGAGATGGTGGGCCTCCCGCCGCCACGCAGGATCGCCGTGCCGGTGCTGGTCCGCGACGGGAAGCCCTGCCTGGGGGACTCCTCGCCCTACGGCTCGCCCTACAACGTCAGCCTCAACCCCTACGGCTACGGCGGCTACCCGGCGGCCTACAGCACCTACAGCAACGCCGCCGGCGCCGCCTGCCAGGCCACCTACAGCTGCAGCTACCCGGCCGTGCAGGGCGTCCAGCCCGCCGCGCCCGGCGGCAACTTCATGAACTTCGGCGTGGCGGACTTGAACCCCGGGCCCGGCTCCATCCCCCAGGGGAACGGCGGCATGGCCACCTTGCACGGCATCCGGGCCTGGTAG